A single region of the Blastocatellia bacterium genome encodes:
- a CDS encoding amino acid adenylation domain-containing protein has product MCQPNFDPMSEIIDSYDLSPMQAGMLFHSLYHEHTGIYVQQMVATLDHALNAAKFLEAWSRLVERHALFRTSFHWGSEGKPEQRVHRAATLDCLQEDWRGQPPAEQARRLTAYLDHDRARGFDPETPPLMRLALFRLDRNRYKLVWTGHHALFDGRSRVLVLKELFAIYDSLAGGKVLALDDPQPFRDYVDWLKGLDLAQAEEFWGDLLKDFGAPTPLPCACGPGRPDHRGSHAETTFHLSEALTARLSSLARQEGFTLNTLLQGAWALLLAAYSNQDDVVFGATRACRHSALEGAKAMIGLFINTVPVRVKIRPEATLSEWLRELRAQHIAVRAFEHTPLVSISGWSRMSGGTRLFDSIVVFENHSLDAAMKAQGGQWEKRTFELLQRSNYPITLAACLDRGLSIKLEYDADRFASHIIARLGNALKQTLASMPDNARAKVGELELCGPEERHQLLVEGNDTAAAYPAQRLIHELIEAQAARRGDAVAVVSQGASLSYAELNRRANRLAHYLRGQGAGPEAVVGICLERGVELVVSLLGVLKAGAAYLPLDPAYPAARTSLMLASAGAKLLIARSGTPPHGVTRVDPEAEAQAISRQRASNPDSRTTQQNLAYVIYTSGSTGTPKGAMVCHSAVVNLLNALKEAVYAKAPQRPLRVSLNGPVAFDTSVKQLVQLASGHAIHIVPQAVREDPEALVNFIREAALDVLDCTPSLFQALIDCGFYSQDNLPAVVLLGGEAIDDKLWRLLAAERGTISYNVYGPTETTVNATACHITADVGSPVLGRPLANMAVYVLNGNLQPVGKGAVGDLFIAGAGVGRGYMGSAAQTAERFLPSPYGDGPGERMYRTGDLCRYAEDGRVEYLGRMDGQAKIRGYRVEPGEVEAALIRQPGIRQAAVVVKQAAAGGRQLVGYVVAEPGITGAAARESVRGELPEYMVPQAIVVIPEMPRTTNGKLDRQRLKCLPDAEPEPPTTEPERAATDVEEIIAGIWKDVLRRPCVGLKQNFFDLGGHSLLATQVIVRVRKAFNLEIELRQLFEQATVEGLAQAVEQLRCEGTAGHLSPIRKVPRLIAASAQAHKNHEESF; this is encoded by the coding sequence GCCAAACTTCGACCCGATGTCAGAGATTATAGATTCATACGATCTATCGCCGATGCAGGCCGGGATGTTATTCCACAGCCTGTATCACGAGCACACGGGCATCTATGTTCAGCAGATGGTTGCCACGCTCGACCATGCACTGAACGCCGCCAAGTTTCTCGAAGCCTGGTCGCGGCTGGTCGAGCGCCACGCGCTGTTTCGTACAAGCTTCCACTGGGGCAGCGAGGGCAAGCCGGAGCAGCGGGTCCACCGGGCGGCAACGCTCGATTGCCTGCAAGAGGATTGGCGAGGCCAGCCGCCGGCGGAGCAGGCCCGCCGGCTGACCGCTTACCTGGACCATGATCGCGCGCGCGGGTTTGACCCGGAGACGCCGCCGCTGATGCGGCTGGCCCTCTTCAGGCTGGACCGCAACCGTTACAAGTTAGTCTGGACCGGCCATCACGCGCTTTTCGATGGCCGCTCGCGGGTGCTGGTGCTCAAAGAGCTTTTCGCCATCTATGACAGCCTGGCAGGCGGAAAAGTGCTCGCGCTGGATGATCCGCAGCCGTTTCGTGACTACGTTGACTGGCTGAAAGGGCTAGACCTGGCGCAGGCCGAAGAGTTTTGGGGGGACCTGCTAAAGGACTTTGGTGCGCCGACGCCGCTGCCGTGCGCCTGTGGGCCGGGCCGACCCGACCACCGCGGGTCACACGCGGAAACGACCTTCCATCTGTCGGAAGCGTTGACGGCCCGGCTGTCGAGCCTGGCTAGACAGGAAGGCTTTACGCTCAACACTCTGCTCCAGGGCGCTTGGGCGCTGCTGTTGGCTGCTTATAGCAATCAGGATGATGTCGTCTTTGGCGCGACGCGGGCGTGCCGGCACTCGGCCCTTGAAGGGGCGAAAGCGATGATCGGGCTTTTCATCAACACCGTGCCGGTGCGCGTGAAGATAAGGCCCGAAGCGACGCTTTCGGAATGGCTCAGAGAACTGCGCGCCCAGCACATCGCGGTGCGAGCCTTTGAGCATACGCCGCTGGTCTCCATAAGCGGATGGAGCCGGATGTCAGGCGGCACCAGGCTTTTCGACAGCATCGTTGTATTCGAGAACCATTCGCTCGACGCCGCCATGAAGGCTCAAGGGGGCCAATGGGAGAAGCGCACCTTTGAGCTTCTCCAGCGGTCCAATTACCCGATCACCCTGGCCGCCTGCCTCGACCGGGGATTATCAATCAAGCTCGAGTACGATGCCGACCGCTTCGCCAGCCACATCATCGCCCGCCTCGGCAACGCGCTGAAGCAGACATTGGCATCAATGCCCGACAACGCGCGGGCGAAGGTCGGCGAGCTTGAGCTGTGCGGCCCTGAGGAGCGTCACCAACTCCTTGTCGAGGGCAATGACACGGCGGCGGCTTACCCCGCCCAGCGGCTGATCCACGAGCTGATCGAGGCGCAGGCAGCGCGGCGCGGCGACGCCGTGGCGGTCGTCAGTCAGGGGGCGAGCCTGAGCTACGCAGAGTTGAACCGGCGTGCCAACCGGCTGGCGCACTACCTGCGGGGGCAAGGTGCGGGGCCGGAGGCGGTCGTGGGCATCTGCCTGGAGCGCGGGGTGGAGCTGGTGGTGAGCCTGCTCGGGGTGCTGAAGGCGGGGGCGGCTTACCTGCCGCTCGATCCGGCTTACCCTGCCGCGCGGACCTCTTTAATGCTCGCCTCGGCTGGTGCCAAACTGCTGATAGCCCGCAGCGGAACGCCGCCACACGGGGTCACACGAGTGGACCCGGAAGCTGAGGCCCAGGCGATCAGCCGTCAGCGGGCGAGCAACCCGGACAGCAGGACAACCCAGCAAAATCTCGCTTACGTCATCTACACGTCCGGCTCGACCGGCACCCCGAAAGGGGCGATGGTCTGTCATAGCGCCGTCGTCAACCTGCTGAACGCTCTGAAGGAAGCCGTATACGCGAAGGCACCGCAGCGCCCGTTGCGCGTCAGCCTGAATGGGCCAGTCGCCTTTGACACGTCGGTCAAGCAGCTCGTTCAACTGGCGTCAGGACATGCCATCCACATCGTGCCGCAGGCGGTTCGGGAAGACCCCGAGGCGCTGGTGAACTTTATCCGCGAAGCCGCGCTCGATGTCCTCGATTGCACGCCATCGCTGTTTCAGGCCCTGATCGACTGCGGTTTCTACAGCCAGGATAATTTGCCCGCCGTTGTATTGCTCGGAGGCGAGGCGATTGACGATAAGCTGTGGCGGTTGCTGGCCGCCGAGCGCGGCACAATCTCCTACAACGTCTACGGCCCTACGGAAACCACTGTGAATGCGACGGCCTGTCACATAACCGCAGATGTCGGCTCGCCAGTGCTCGGGCGACCTCTGGCTAATATGGCCGTCTATGTATTAAACGGGAATCTACAGCCGGTCGGCAAAGGCGCGGTCGGTGATCTCTTTATTGCGGGTGCCGGCGTGGGTAGAGGCTACATGGGGAGCGCCGCACAGACGGCTGAAAGATTCCTGCCATCGCCTTACGGAGATGGCCCGGGCGAGCGCATGTACAGGACCGGCGACCTCTGTCGTTACGCCGAGGATGGCCGTGTCGAGTACCTCGGCAGGATGGACGGGCAGGCCAAGATTCGAGGCTATCGCGTCGAGCCGGGGGAGGTGGAGGCGGCGCTGATTCGTCAGCCCGGAATACGGCAGGCGGCCGTCGTGGTAAAGCAAGCGGCCGCCGGGGGCAGGCAGCTAGTCGGCTATGTCGTCGCCGAACCAGGAATCACCGGCGCGGCGGCGAGAGAATCCGTCAGGGGGGAATTGCCCGAATACATGGTGCCGCAGGCGATTGTGGTGATCCCTGAGATGCCACGGACGACCAACGGCAAGCTGGACCGCCAGCGCCTTAAGTGTCTGCCCGACGCAGAACCGGAACCGCCGACGACCGAGCCTGAGCGCGCGGCGACGGACGTCGAAGAGATCATTGCCGGCATATGGAAAGATGTATTGAGACGGCCATGTGTGGGGCTGAAGCAGAACTTCTTCGACCTCGGCGGCCACTCCCTGCTCGCCACACAGGTCATCGTGCGGGTGCGGAAAGCCTTTAATCTTGAGATCGAATTACGGCAGCTGTTCGAGCAGGCGACGGTTGAAGGACTGGCACAGGCCGTCGAGCAGTTGCGATGCGAGGGGACAGCCGGCCACCTGTCGCCCATAAGAAAAGTGCCGCGCTTGATCGCGGCATCCGCACAGGCTCACAAGAACCACGAGGAGAGTTTCTAA
- a CDS encoding amino acid adenylation domain-containing protein — protein MSKNTVYVLPPSYAQQRMWLACQMDKTSSAYNIVKASRIRGRLNVEALERSLNEVIRRHEVLRTTFEEEDGQPMQIIREAAELRINVEPVSGSTLEERRKHAEAEANRESGRGFNLSKWPLLRVRLLRVEEDEHLLVVVLHHIIADGWSVGVMMRELDRLYGGYARGEAVRLAELEVQYADYAAWQREWLEGGEMARQLGYWREQLQGAPPALEMPTDYARPAQMGYRGRSEKVEVSEAAVEGLRRLGRQEGVTAFMEMLGGLAVLLWRQSGQGDIVIGTPIANRSRAEVEGVIGFFVNTLAVRVRVEGRESYRGLLKKVREAALGAYANQDVPFEKLVEELRPDRDSSRSPLFQVMFAVQNQPSDEIQLQGLNLEALSSEYDTSKFDLTLTLTERGDVIRGAIRYNTDLFRADTIKRMARRFERLLDALVRCPDASLHELEMIGDEEAHQLLREWNDTRASYPASPLAHALFEREAAIAPDAIAVSDASGTLTYGELDRQANRLAHYLRERGIGPERVVGICMDRSQDLIISELAVLKAGGAYLPLDPAYPPDRIAYMLESSQAPLLLTRQALGLSLDGLAAEVIAVDSIRHDLAHRSSASPHVEIAPENLAYLIYTSGSTGRPKGVGVPHASLLNLIHWTRDTYQVTAADRATLLAGISFDAAVWETWPYLTAGASLHIPPEQNRSDVWGLIQWLGESSITRSFMATPMAELALAQPWPETSPLKSLFTGGEKLHWPCGAQYPFQVGNHYGPTENTVIATSSLITPDGRGLSAPPIGRPIGNTQVYVLDPTLRTVPVGTRGELYVGGLGLARGYIGQSDLTAERFIPNPCAEQAGERMYRTGDVARHLGEGDLEFWGRADEQIKIRGYRIEPGEIEAALLDYPDVRAAAVAVYEPPDGQKHLIAYMVCREPADGDLRESLKDHLRMRLPAYMVPAQFVFLDVLPLTPNGKLDKRRLPAPQLETGERAVDVFQSPIEEQLASLWSEIMRLKRVGRHDNFFEIGGHSLAAMQLVAKVRERFSVELNIRHIFEAPTLCGLADLISKKNSEGGDKDSGRIRKLSERRMAARLEQPADDEIEQRLGDRP, from the coding sequence ATGTCAAAGAATACGGTCTATGTGCTTCCGCCATCTTATGCCCAGCAGCGTATGTGGCTCGCCTGCCAGATGGACAAGACGAGCAGCGCTTACAACATCGTGAAGGCGTCCCGCATCAGGGGGCGTCTGAACGTAGAGGCCCTGGAGCGGAGCCTGAACGAGGTGATTCGGCGGCACGAGGTGCTCAGAACAACCTTTGAAGAAGAAGACGGGCAGCCAATGCAGATCATACGAGAGGCCGCCGAACTCCGAATCAACGTTGAGCCGGTGTCCGGCAGCACACTTGAGGAACGCCGCAAGCACGCCGAAGCCGAGGCGAACCGGGAATCCGGGCGCGGCTTTAATCTCTCCAAATGGCCGCTGCTGCGGGTGCGGCTGCTGCGGGTCGAAGAAGACGAGCACTTGCTGGTGGTGGTGCTGCACCACATCATCGCTGACGGCTGGTCGGTGGGGGTGATGATGCGCGAGCTGGACCGGCTCTACGGCGGCTACGCGCGCGGCGAGGCGGTGCGGCTGGCGGAGTTGGAAGTGCAGTACGCCGACTACGCGGCCTGGCAGCGGGAGTGGTTGGAAGGCGGCGAGATGGCGCGGCAACTCGGCTACTGGCGCGAGCAGTTGCAGGGAGCGCCGCCGGCATTGGAGATGCCGACGGATTACGCGCGGCCGGCGCAGATGGGGTACCGCGGGCGAAGCGAGAAGGTGGAGGTGAGCGAGGCGGCGGTCGAGGGGCTGCGGCGGCTGGGGCGGCAGGAAGGCGTGACGGCGTTCATGGAGATGCTGGGAGGGTTGGCGGTGCTGCTGTGGCGGCAGAGCGGGCAGGGCGACATCGTCATCGGGACGCCGATAGCGAACCGTAGCCGGGCAGAAGTCGAAGGGGTAATCGGGTTCTTCGTCAACACGCTGGCGGTGCGGGTGCGGGTGGAGGGCAGGGAGAGCTACCGAGGGTTGTTGAAGAAGGTGCGGGAGGCGGCGCTGGGTGCATACGCGAATCAGGACGTGCCGTTCGAGAAGCTGGTCGAAGAGTTGCGGCCCGACAGAGACTCAAGCCGCTCGCCGCTGTTCCAGGTCATGTTCGCTGTACAGAATCAGCCCAGCGACGAGATCCAACTGCAAGGCTTAAACCTGGAAGCCCTGTCTTCCGAATACGACACTTCGAAATTCGACCTGACGCTGACGCTGACCGAACGAGGTGATGTCATTCGGGGGGCGATTCGCTATAACACGGACCTGTTCAGAGCGGATACCATCAAGAGGATGGCGCGCCGCTTCGAGCGTCTGCTCGACGCCCTCGTCCGCTGTCCGGACGCCAGCCTGCATGAGCTTGAGATGATCGGAGACGAAGAAGCGCACCAGTTGCTCAGGGAATGGAATGACACCAGGGCGAGTTACCCGGCGAGTCCGCTCGCGCACGCTTTGTTTGAACGAGAGGCGGCCATAGCCCCTGACGCCATCGCGGTGAGCGACGCCTCGGGCACGCTGACCTATGGTGAGCTAGACAGACAGGCGAACCGCCTCGCCCACTACTTAAGAGAAAGAGGAATCGGGCCGGAAAGGGTTGTTGGCATCTGCATGGATAGGAGCCAGGACCTGATCATCAGCGAGCTTGCCGTGCTGAAAGCGGGCGGCGCTTACCTGCCGCTCGACCCGGCCTACCCGCCTGACCGCATCGCCTATATGCTGGAGTCGTCGCAAGCCCCTTTGCTGTTGACCCGGCAGGCGCTCGGCCTTTCATTGGACGGGCTGGCTGCCGAGGTGATCGCCGTCGATTCCATTCGGCATGATCTGGCGCATAGAAGTTCAGCCAGCCCACACGTAGAAATCGCTCCTGAGAACCTTGCGTACCTCATTTACACCTCCGGCTCGACGGGCCGGCCCAAGGGAGTTGGGGTGCCACATGCGTCCTTATTAAACCTGATACACTGGACCCGGGACACTTATCAGGTGACGGCGGCTGACCGCGCCACGCTGTTGGCCGGGATAAGCTTTGACGCCGCGGTCTGGGAAACCTGGCCTTACCTGACGGCGGGGGCAAGCCTCCACATACCGCCTGAACAGAATCGCTCCGACGTCTGGGGCTTGATTCAATGGCTCGGCGAATCGTCGATCACCAGAAGCTTCATGGCGACGCCCATGGCTGAGCTGGCCCTGGCGCAACCCTGGCCGGAGACGAGCCCTTTGAAGAGCTTGTTCACGGGCGGCGAAAAGCTCCACTGGCCGTGCGGGGCGCAGTATCCTTTTCAAGTCGGCAATCATTATGGCCCGACTGAGAATACGGTCATCGCCACGTCGTCGCTCATCACGCCGGATGGGCGGGGCCTTTCGGCTCCGCCCATTGGTCGCCCTATAGGCAACACTCAAGTCTACGTGCTCGACCCTACGTTGCGCACGGTGCCGGTCGGCACGAGGGGGGAGTTGTACGTCGGCGGGCTCGGCCTCGCGCGCGGCTACATCGGCCAGTCGGACTTGACCGCCGAGCGATTCATCCCGAACCCTTGCGCCGAGCAAGCCGGGGAAAGGATGTATCGAACCGGCGACGTGGCACGGCACCTGGGCGAAGGTGACCTGGAATTCTGGGGCCGCGCCGATGAGCAGATTAAGATCAGGGGGTACAGGATCGAGCCCGGCGAGATTGAGGCCGCCTTGCTCGATTACCCGGACGTCAGGGCGGCGGCGGTAGCGGTTTATGAGCCGCCGGACGGACAAAAACATCTGATAGCTTACATGGTTTGTCGAGAGCCGGCAGACGGGGATCTGCGGGAGAGTCTGAAGGACCACCTCAGAATGAGACTGCCCGCCTACATGGTCCCGGCGCAGTTCGTCTTCCTCGACGTGCTCCCCTTAACCCCGAACGGCAAACTAGACAAGCGGCGACTGCCGGCCCCTCAGCTGGAGACGGGCGAACGAGCGGTTGATGTCTTCCAGTCGCCTATTGAAGAGCAACTGGCCAGTTTATGGTCGGAGATCATGCGGCTCAAGCGGGTCGGCAGACACGATAACTTCTTTGAGATCGGCGGCCACTCGTTAGCCGCGATGCAACTGGTCGCCAAGGTGCGGGAGCGATTTTCCGTCGAACTCAACATCCGCCACATCTTTGAAGCGCCGACCCTGTGCGGGCTTGCCGATTTAATTTCCAAGAAGAATAGCGAAGGAGGTGACAAGGATTCGGGGAGAATCCGTAAGCTCAGCGAGCGCCGAATGGCGGCGAGGCTGGAGCAACCGGCTGACGATGAGATTGAACAACGGTTAGGCGACAGGCCCTAG
- a CDS encoding fatty acid desaturase, protein MNPSIFAVKMFVLVVLVFGFEVAIIRMDAAIKLLCQFVVGLLFAHATELVHQCIHRTATGSAPVDHTLGILLGMPSGTSFWHYLWFHFRHHKLTGSFEDIESFGYSYQLMESPSRRRRILGFLWHLSMVSHYLTALKRMLLATAGRLSAKLAADFPDIHPRVAANIQRDYAIMAVLLAAALLATVAFETKLFVDLWLVPLLIGWGPSHALIELPEHFQCDKPASDAWLNTRSIQAGRLARWLTNFNCNHVGHHHNMAVAMEELPRYEQTLAEQHPFKHLEPSYPQFYLRFAKFLFTGRFTKNGAGHGSSV, encoded by the coding sequence GTGAATCCAAGCATCTTCGCCGTGAAGATGTTTGTGCTCGTAGTTCTCGTCTTCGGCTTTGAAGTCGCAATCATCAGGATGGATGCAGCCATTAAATTACTCTGCCAGTTCGTCGTCGGACTTCTCTTTGCCCACGCAACCGAGCTTGTCCATCAGTGCATCCACAGGACTGCCACAGGTAGCGCGCCTGTGGACCACACCTTAGGCATCCTCTTGGGGATGCCCTCGGGCACATCCTTCTGGCATTACTTATGGTTCCATTTCCGGCATCACAAGTTGACCGGCTCTTTCGAAGACATTGAGAGCTTCGGCTACTCTTATCAGCTGATGGAGTCGCCTTCCAGGCGGCGAAGGATCTTAGGCTTCCTTTGGCATCTGTCGATGGTGAGTCATTACCTGACAGCACTCAAACGGATGCTTCTTGCAACAGCCGGGCGTCTGTCCGCAAAACTCGCGGCGGACTTCCCGGACATTCACCCTCGCGTCGCCGCAAACATCCAGCGCGACTATGCCATCATGGCCGTCCTGCTCGCCGCGGCGCTGCTAGCCACCGTCGCCTTCGAGACGAAACTGTTTGTTGATTTGTGGTTGGTACCGTTGTTGATCGGGTGGGGGCCATCACATGCCCTGATCGAACTGCCCGAGCACTTTCAATGCGACAAGCCGGCAAGCGATGCCTGGCTCAACACTCGAAGTATTCAGGCGGGCCGCTTGGCGCGCTGGCTCACAAACTTTAACTGTAATCACGTTGGTCATCACCACAACATGGCCGTTGCGATGGAAGAATTGCCGCGCTACGAGCAGACTCTCGCCGAACAACACCCGTTCAAACACCTTGAGCCATCCTACCCGCAGTTTTACCTGCGCTTCGCGAAGTTCCTCTTCACTGGAAGGTTCACGAAGAATGGTGCAGGGCACGGCTCCTCGGTATGA
- a CDS encoding DMT family transporter: MISPNQYSKGVLYCLIATISWGAMFPVMTSALTEIDPFTFTVMRYSLAGMAFLVALLIKERERAWNLTKRDIIRLWMFGTAGFAGFQFLVFLGQQLAGKEGALTASIMMATQPMLGLLVNWAFRKIAPPLYSVLFILMSLSGVLLVITKGDLLSVIHQPQHYGADALIILGALCWVIYTVGAAYYPQLSPLQYTTGTTLLGLSSVFALNAILLGTRVISVPSLHTLAFITPHLAYMAFCAGFIGVLSWNLGNRCLTPLNGVLFMDVVPITTFLISAVGGVLPSKVQVIGAVLTGMALIFNNLYLRHRNRPLQVPRPVRAVAGN, encoded by the coding sequence ATGATCTCACCGAATCAATATTCGAAGGGGGTTCTCTATTGTTTGATCGCCACGATTTCCTGGGGGGCTATGTTTCCCGTCATGACTAGTGCGCTTACAGAGATTGACCCCTTCACCTTCACAGTCATGCGATACTCGCTTGCGGGGATGGCCTTTCTGGTCGCGCTGCTGATCAAGGAACGTGAGCGGGCGTGGAATCTGACTAAACGAGACATCATCCGGCTCTGGATGTTCGGGACCGCTGGATTTGCGGGATTCCAGTTTCTTGTGTTTCTCGGGCAACAGCTTGCTGGTAAAGAAGGCGCATTAACCGCCTCCATCATGATGGCGACTCAGCCGATGCTGGGTCTCCTAGTGAACTGGGCATTCAGAAAAATCGCCCCGCCGCTTTACTCCGTCTTGTTCATCCTGATGTCGTTAAGCGGCGTCTTGCTGGTCATCACCAAGGGCGACCTCCTCAGTGTCATTCACCAGCCCCAGCACTATGGAGCCGATGCGCTGATTATTCTCGGCGCTTTGTGCTGGGTGATCTACACGGTGGGTGCCGCTTACTATCCGCAACTGTCGCCGCTTCAGTACACCACCGGCACGACGCTCCTCGGTCTTTCCAGCGTCTTCGCCCTAAACGCGATCCTCCTCGGCACGCGAGTGATCTCTGTACCCTCGCTGCACACCTTGGCTTTCATCACTCCGCACCTGGCATACATGGCTTTCTGCGCAGGTTTTATCGGCGTCTTAAGCTGGAACCTGGGCAACCGATGCCTCACGCCATTGAACGGAGTTCTGTTTATGGATGTGGTGCCCATCACAACTTTCTTGATCTCGGCAGTTGGCGGCGTCCTCCCATCGAAAGTTCAGGTGATTGGCGCTGTCCTGACCGGCATGGCCCTGATCTTCAATAACCTGTACTTGCGCCATCGCAATCGGCCCCTTCAGGTGCCGAGGCCGGTGCGCGCGGTGGCCGGAAATTGA
- the murI gene encoding glutamate racemase, which translates to MLYRPLIVYDSGVGGLTVARRLMKYCPGHDLIYLADNGWFPYGNKDEGLLARRVNELLSILEDHFEPRAIVVACNTASTAIADRLNHHNPVPIYGVIPPIMRAISVSAGGRVVLLATPATLERRIVKDLIATHNQGQISAIGSLDLVYMAEQKMANRQLIDGKRLVGVLEVLMPASVRDEVTTVILGCTHFPLLRPELSEAFTNVRFWLDPAAEVAAAVRRDLSPLARKQRSPSYSLLLTSRHNAVELARVFAAQGFSQVVQLESMLPLEGQEADYDLTESIFEGGSLLFDRHDFLGGYVSRHD; encoded by the coding sequence ATGCTTTACCGTCCACTCATCGTTTATGACTCAGGGGTTGGGGGACTGACCGTTGCTCGGCGACTCATGAAGTATTGCCCGGGCCACGACTTGATCTATTTAGCCGACAACGGTTGGTTCCCCTACGGCAATAAAGACGAAGGGCTGCTCGCCAGACGCGTTAACGAGCTGCTCTCGATCTTAGAGGATCATTTTGAACCCAGGGCAATCGTGGTGGCTTGCAATACCGCGTCGACAGCCATCGCCGACCGGCTGAATCATCACAACCCTGTACCGATCTACGGCGTGATCCCGCCGATCATGCGTGCGATAAGCGTCAGCGCTGGCGGCAGAGTGGTGTTGCTTGCCACTCCCGCCACGCTCGAACGTCGCATCGTGAAGGACCTCATCGCCACACACAACCAGGGGCAAATCTCGGCCATCGGAAGTTTGGACCTGGTCTATATGGCGGAGCAGAAGATGGCCAACCGCCAGCTAATCGATGGTAAGCGACTCGTCGGCGTGCTCGAAGTCCTGATGCCAGCCAGCGTGCGCGACGAAGTAACGACCGTTATTTTAGGCTGTACGCACTTTCCCTTACTGCGACCGGAGTTGAGCGAAGCGTTTACGAACGTGCGATTTTGGTTAGACCCGGCAGCCGAAGTGGCGGCCGCTGTGCGCCGGGATCTCTCGCCGCTCGCCCGTAAGCAGCGTTCCCCCTCGTACTCCCTGTTACTGACGAGCAGGCACAATGCGGTCGAATTAGCACGAGTGTTTGCGGCTCAGGGATTCTCACAAGTTGTTCAACTAGAATCAATGTTACCCCTTGAGGGGCAGGAGGCCGACTATGATCTCACCGAATCAATATTCGAAGGGGGTTCTCTATTGTTTGATCGCCACGATTTCCTGGGGGGCTATGTTTCCCGTCATGACTAG
- a CDS encoding TauD/TfdA family dioxygenase — MTTAVTQIELMPEEASQIRSLLAEIRSDQRLLNQHSFLEEATVFAQEMPKRIRQAFYRFKREEQAPVLLVRDNPVLAEGPGPTPSGYPEMEPGYELNDLQLLQGLYGSLLGEAIGFTSQRQGSVYNNIIPRREHEVMGNSSAGSRLAFGFHTEDAFHPSRPDYISLACMRNVERVTTTISCVDGVALTDEERDALFQPRFRIAHNPIHATSGVVNEEAQAILFGCSDKPYVRINTTLLKLEDYGGLERRALEKLLDHFVANRISITLRARDCVFIDNYRCVHAREAFKARYGPSARWLSRVVFTNDLRKSRTLRQSQFSRAIAA, encoded by the coding sequence ATGACGACAGCGGTAACACAAATAGAGCTTATGCCGGAGGAGGCAAGCCAGATCCGATCACTACTTGCCGAGATTCGATCCGATCAACGGCTGCTGAATCAACATTCTTTTTTGGAAGAAGCCACCGTTTTTGCGCAGGAGATGCCGAAGCGAATCAGGCAGGCGTTTTATCGCTTCAAACGGGAAGAACAAGCGCCTGTATTGCTCGTGCGTGACAATCCGGTGCTGGCTGAAGGGCCAGGGCCAACGCCCTCAGGTTATCCAGAGATGGAACCGGGATACGAGCTTAACGATTTGCAGCTTCTACAGGGGCTGTATGGCAGCCTTCTCGGTGAGGCAATAGGATTCACGAGCCAACGGCAAGGTAGCGTTTACAACAATATTATTCCGCGGCGTGAACATGAGGTGATGGGCAATTCGAGCGCGGGATCACGTCTCGCATTCGGCTTTCACACAGAAGATGCCTTCCATCCTTCTCGTCCGGATTACATCAGTCTTGCTTGTATGCGCAATGTCGAGCGCGTGACAACGACGATCTCCTGCGTGGATGGTGTCGCGCTCACAGATGAGGAGCGCGACGCCCTGTTCCAACCCCGGTTCCGAATTGCCCACAACCCGATTCACGCGACTTCGGGCGTCGTCAATGAAGAAGCACAAGCGATTCTGTTCGGCTGCTCAGACAAGCCTTATGTGCGGATCAATACGACCTTGCTGAAGCTTGAAGATTATGGCGGGCTTGAGCGACGGGCGCTTGAAAAGCTGCTCGATCACTTCGTTGCCAACCGCATATCCATCACCTTGCGGGCGCGTGATTGTGTGTTTATTGACAACTATCGTTGCGTCCACGCGCGCGAAGCATTCAAGGCGCGGTACGGGCCTAGTGCCCGGTGGCTGTCGCGGGTCGTCTTCACCAACGACCTTCGCAAATCTCGGACGTTGCGCCAAAGCCAGTTCAGCCGCGCCATTGCGGCATAG